A portion of the Candidatus Binatota bacterium genome contains these proteins:
- the selA gene encoding L-seryl-tRNA(Sec) selenium transferase, producing the protein MAARSDKLADLPSVDSVLAGSRGRSLLERWSRTALVEATRKVIEALRRVLLAQEELADEELSADAVGLAAAALLESGERAAPAEMVNATGVILHTNLGRALLADEAAEAAMRAATAPCALEYDIDSAGRGDRDSIVEQHLVALTGAEAATVVNNNAAAVLLTLASLAEGREVLVSRGELVEIGGSFRIPDVMVASGAVMREVGTTNRTHLADYEQALGVNSAMLLKVHPSNYRVEGFTSAVSIAELAGLASERPGLHVVEDLGSGALLDLSRWGLPGEPLVADRLRAGADLVTFSGDKLLGGPQCGIVVGRRDLVEQLRRSPLKRALRCDKMTLAALDATLRIYRFKPQPEKLVPTLDFLSRDVQLLDELGARATELVAGWLGEDYSVELQPSRARVGSGAQPGVDIESRAVAVTSPSESADSIARRFRELPRPVIGRIEGDVFLLDLAAVKDAESLVGEGSRAGGNRRSTGGK; encoded by the coding sequence GTGGCTGCGCGTTCAGACAAACTCGCCGATCTTCCCTCTGTGGACAGCGTTCTCGCGGGCTCGCGTGGGAGGTCGCTGCTCGAGCGCTGGTCGCGCACGGCACTGGTCGAGGCTACCCGGAAGGTCATCGAAGCCTTGCGGCGCGTCCTGCTGGCGCAGGAAGAGCTGGCCGACGAGGAGCTCAGTGCCGACGCTGTTGGCCTGGCCGCGGCCGCGCTGCTCGAGTCGGGCGAGCGGGCCGCGCCCGCCGAGATGGTAAACGCCACCGGGGTTATCCTTCACACCAACCTCGGGCGCGCTCTGCTCGCGGACGAGGCTGCCGAGGCAGCGATGCGGGCCGCCACCGCGCCCTGCGCCCTGGAGTACGATATAGACAGCGCCGGCCGCGGTGACCGGGATTCGATCGTCGAGCAGCACCTGGTCGCGCTCACCGGTGCCGAGGCCGCGACGGTGGTCAACAACAACGCCGCCGCTGTCCTGCTCACCCTGGCTTCGCTGGCCGAGGGCCGCGAGGTACTCGTGTCGCGCGGCGAACTGGTAGAGATTGGTGGCTCGTTTCGCATCCCCGATGTCATGGTCGCCAGCGGCGCGGTGATGCGAGAAGTGGGCACCACCAACCGTACCCACCTGGCCGATTACGAACAGGCCCTTGGCGTTAATTCGGCCATGCTGCTCAAGGTGCACCCGAGCAATTACCGCGTGGAGGGTTTTACCTCGGCCGTGTCCATAGCCGAGCTGGCCGGGCTGGCGTCGGAGAGGCCTGGCCTGCACGTGGTCGAGGATCTCGGTTCGGGTGCTCTGCTCGACCTGTCGCGCTGGGGATTGCCCGGCGAACCGCTCGTGGCCGACAGGCTGCGCGCGGGCGCCGACCTGGTGACCTTCAGTGGCGACAAGCTGCTGGGCGGCCCGCAGTGTGGCATCGTGGTCGGCCGTCGAGATCTCGTCGAGCAACTGCGTCGCAGTCCGCTCAAGCGCGCGCTACGCTGCGACAAGATGACCCTGGCCGCTCTCGACGCGACACTGAGGATTTATCGCTTCAAGCCCCAGCCCGAAAAACTCGTGCCAACACTGGATTTTCTTTCGCGGGACGTTCAACTGCTCGATGAACTCGGGGCAAGGGCCACCGAGCTCGTGGCGGGCTGGCTGGGTGAGGATTACAGCGTGGAGTTACAACCTTCGCGCGCGCGCGTGGGCAGCGGTGCGCAACCGGGCGTAGACATAGAGTCGAGGGCCGTGGCCGTCACTTCGCCTTCCGAAAGCGCCGACAGCATTGCCCGCAGGTTCAGGGAGCTTCCGCGACCGGTCATCGGGCGCATAGAAGGCGACGTGTTTCTGCTCGACCTCGCGGCGGTCAAAGACGCCGAGTCTCTCGTTGGAGAAGGCTCCCGGGCAGGTGGCAACCGGCGGTCAACAGGCGGCAAGTGA
- the selB gene encoding selenocysteine-specific translation elongation factor — protein sequence MKAIVGTAGHIDHGKSALVKALTGVETDRLPEEQQRGISIELGFAWMEHPSGGRVGLVDVPGHERFIRQMLAGAQGFDLVLMTVAADDGVMPQTEEHFDIVHLLGARAMIFVITKCDLADAARIADVREEIQILAADTPFENSVVQEVSARSGAGIEELRAVLFTGLEQLERPDRPGVFRMPIDRSFVLKGHGTVVTGTAAGGSLAPGDEIVVLPGRAGGRVREIQVHGEKVDRVWAGQRVALNLSGVDRSQAGRGDTVATPGVEIETDRFDALVELRPSARNPVASHERVRIYVGTDELAGRVLWLDGVESLEPRGRAWAQLVLSRPAIVLAGDRFVIRDQTAARTLGGGSVVLPRAPRHRPRESGVGQRLYTMMNGSPLERALAYLDAVSSLGASPAELAIFLGVEPTELVAMTGESLVMLPDSKKAQLVVSTAGLEAFRDGLVESVGGWLSDNKDAGGLELEQLRRESGGGVGGDTLDAKIFRVIVDEMVAGGILERAGSRVLLPGHRAELDEGDQALADRLCGLLAEAGCTPPFAGDLADSLGTERRRLAGIARVLEERGLVVRVSPDFIVDAAVATGLEQQLKDFLADNEKITAAGFRDLIGASRKYSIPLLDYFDHSGVTIRSGDYRLLREQ from the coding sequence GTGAAAGCGATCGTAGGCACTGCCGGGCACATTGACCACGGTAAGTCGGCGCTGGTCAAGGCGCTCACGGGGGTCGAAACCGACCGCCTTCCCGAGGAACAACAGCGGGGCATCTCGATAGAGCTGGGCTTTGCCTGGATGGAACACCCATCGGGAGGACGCGTCGGGCTGGTCGACGTGCCGGGACACGAACGCTTCATCAGGCAGATGCTTGCCGGCGCCCAGGGTTTTGACCTCGTGCTCATGACAGTGGCGGCCGATGACGGTGTGATGCCGCAGACCGAGGAACACTTTGACATCGTCCACCTGCTCGGAGCCCGGGCGATGATTTTCGTTATTACCAAGTGCGATCTCGCCGACGCCGCTCGCATTGCCGACGTGCGCGAAGAGATACAGATACTCGCCGCCGATACGCCGTTTGAAAACTCGGTCGTACAAGAGGTGAGCGCGCGCAGCGGAGCGGGCATCGAAGAGCTACGTGCCGTCTTGTTTACCGGCCTCGAACAGCTCGAACGTCCCGACCGACCGGGGGTGTTCCGCATGCCTATCGACAGGTCCTTTGTTCTCAAGGGGCACGGCACGGTCGTTACCGGTACGGCGGCGGGTGGCTCGCTCGCGCCGGGTGACGAAATAGTAGTATTGCCGGGGAGGGCCGGGGGCCGGGTGCGCGAGATACAGGTGCACGGAGAAAAAGTAGACCGGGTCTGGGCCGGACAGCGCGTTGCTTTGAACCTGTCGGGTGTAGACCGTTCGCAGGCCGGGCGTGGCGACACCGTGGCGACACCTGGCGTGGAGATAGAGACCGATCGCTTCGACGCCCTGGTCGAACTGCGCCCCTCGGCTCGCAACCCGGTGGCGTCGCACGAACGCGTGAGGATCTACGTGGGCACCGATGAGCTGGCCGGGCGCGTGCTCTGGCTCGACGGTGTCGAATCGCTCGAGCCACGCGGCAGGGCATGGGCGCAGCTCGTGCTTTCGCGGCCGGCCATTGTGCTGGCCGGCGATCGCTTCGTGATCCGCGATCAGACGGCGGCCCGCACCCTGGGTGGTGGCAGCGTGGTGTTGCCGCGAGCGCCCCGGCATCGCCCCCGCGAGAGCGGGGTCGGGCAGAGGCTGTATACCATGATGAATGGCTCGCCGCTGGAACGCGCGCTCGCCTATCTCGATGCTGTTTCTTCGCTGGGGGCTTCGCCCGCGGAGCTGGCGATTTTTCTCGGCGTAGAGCCGACGGAACTCGTTGCCATGACGGGCGAGTCGTTGGTCATGCTCCCCGACAGTAAGAAGGCCCAGCTGGTGGTCAGCACGGCCGGCCTGGAGGCTTTTCGCGATGGCCTGGTTGAGAGCGTTGGCGGCTGGTTGTCCGACAACAAGGACGCGGGTGGGCTGGAGTTGGAGCAGCTCCGGCGGGAGAGCGGTGGCGGGGTCGGCGGGGACACCCTGGACGCAAAGATTTTTCGCGTGATTGTCGACGAGATGGTCGCCGGCGGAATACTCGAGCGGGCCGGTAGCCGCGTGCTCTTGCCCGGTCACCGGGCCGAACTCGACGAGGGCGACCAGGCGCTGGCCGACCGCTTGTGTGGCCTGCTGGCCGAGGCGGGCTGCACGCCCCCGTTTGCGGGTGACCTGGCCGACAGCCTGGGCACCGAGCGCCGGCGCCTGGCCGGCATCGCCAGGGTGCTCGAGGAGCGCGGCCTCGTGGTGCGCGTAAGCCCTGATTTTATAGTAGATGCGGCGGTGGCGACCGGGCTCGAACAGCAGCTGAAAGACTTCCTCGCCGACAACGAGAAGATCACGGCGGCGGGTTTTCGCGACCTCATCGGCGCGTCGCGAAAATACTCTATTCCGTTGCTTGACTACTTCGACCATTCTGGTGTTACAATCCGTTCGGGTGACTACCGGCTGCTGCGCGAACAGTGA
- the selD gene encoding selenide, water dikinase SelD yields the protein MAKKAKTARGRETVRLTEKARAGGUASKLGPSDLGRILGGLPGNDDPRLLAGMTDSEDAGVYRLRSDLALVTTVDFFTPMVDDPYTFGQVAAANAMSDVYAMGGRVVTALNIVTFPLGEMGSEVLTAVLAGGDERVRAGGGVVVGGHTVEDSDLKYGMAVSGLVHPDRIVRNGGAKAGDLVVLTKALGTGIVSTGIKQRKTTQAEEEAVSKSMVELNDIAASLMLRYRVHACTDVTGFGLAGHAAEMVAASSGVKIVFDSTALPLLPGTARLAEAGFTTGGARRNREFLGGRLSLGRDAEPATVEALLDPQTSGGLLMAFGPDDAHQLVEALHDRGLRPAIVGEVQAAGPRTRNRVTLK from the coding sequence ATGGCAAAGAAAGCGAAGACTGCCAGGGGTCGCGAGACAGTGAGGCTCACCGAGAAAGCGCGGGCCGGTGGTTGAGCTTCCAAGCTGGGTCCGTCGGACCTGGGCCGGATACTGGGTGGCCTACCGGGCAACGATGATCCTCGCCTGCTGGCGGGTATGACCGACAGCGAAGACGCGGGGGTCTACCGGCTGCGCTCGGACCTGGCGTTGGTGACGACCGTGGATTTTTTTACTCCCATGGTCGACGACCCCTACACCTTTGGCCAGGTGGCGGCCGCCAACGCCATGAGCGACGTCTACGCCATGGGTGGTCGGGTCGTAACGGCTCTCAACATAGTTACCTTCCCGCTCGGCGAGATGGGTAGCGAGGTGCTGACAGCCGTACTGGCGGGCGGAGATGAGAGAGTGCGCGCTGGAGGCGGCGTGGTCGTCGGTGGCCACACAGTGGAAGACAGCGATCTCAAGTACGGCATGGCGGTGAGTGGGCTTGTCCACCCCGATCGTATCGTGCGCAACGGTGGCGCGAAGGCTGGAGACCTGGTGGTCCTGACCAAGGCGCTGGGCACCGGTATCGTCTCGACTGGCATCAAGCAGCGCAAGACCACGCAGGCCGAAGAAGAAGCGGTCTCTAAATCAATGGTGGAGCTCAACGACATCGCCGCTTCGCTGATGCTGCGTTACCGGGTGCACGCGTGTACTGACGTCACCGGGTTTGGGCTGGCTGGACACGCTGCCGAAATGGTGGCTGCCTCGAGCGGCGTCAAGATAGTATTCGATTCGACTGCATTACCGCTGCTTCCGGGCACTGCGCGCCTGGCCGAGGCTGGCTTCACCACCGGCGGTGCCCGTCGCAACCGCGAGTTCCTGGGGGGTCGCCTGTCGCTGGGGCGCGACGCGGAACCGGCGACCGTAGAAGCCCTGCTTGACCCCCAGACCTCGGGAGGCCTGCTCATGGCGTTCGGACCCGACGATGCCCACCAACTGGTGGAAGCCCTGCACGACCGCGGTCTCAGGCCCGCCATCGTCGGCGAGGTGCAGGCGGCCGGTCCGCGCACACGCAACAGGGTGACACTGAAGTAA